The genomic region ATCACTTTTTGCGGTAAATCAAGAATTCTGCAATAAGCTGTTTAAATATCTTTTTAGTTGTTTTAAAAACTTCTTTAAATAATTTCTTCATTGTACATTTTTTAGAGTAGTTAATAAGATTAGACTAATATGCTTCGGATGTGCTTGGATAAAAGAATTTTCATCCCGATTGCTCATAAGGCCCAATTCCAAGGAGCACCAACTGTTTCCTGAAACACTTGAAAATTAAAAAACTTCACACCCCTACTTTCAAAGCCTAAATGCTTTCTAATTTGGTTTTGTAATTGATAGACAAACCAAGTAGACTCATTTGAATTTCTAGATTCGTATTTTTCAACATACACCTAAATCCCTCTTGCAGTGGGATTATGAGAATGATTGCAGTGCAAAGAAATAAACAAATCAGCATTCAGTGCCTTTGCCAGTTTAGTACAATCGGATAAGGAAATAAGCGTATCGCTATACCGGATCAAATAAATATCCACTGGTTTTTATGACTTTTCGTTGAGCCTTAAAGCTCCAAGGTTATATCCAGTACCACATCTGTTTATTTAATGCGATTTATTCCGATGGCACCAGATTCTTTTCCCCTGTGTCCAACATCAATAACAATTCGTTTTCTGGTTGCCGGTTCTTGTCAAAATTGATGCACATATTCAGGAACAAAATCACAAAATTGATGTTTTTGTCCCCTCCTCCCCTTTCCACATTTCAAGTTATCAACACCCCATTTTCAAAATTTCATAGCATTTAGTGCTAAATGAAACCATTGAAAATCAACTAACTACAAATAATATTTTATCCACAATTTATTGATTTTCAATAATTTAAGTCATTAAATTTCTAATTTTCTCATAACGAAATCGAATCAAAAATTTAAAATTTTCCGTTATGAAAAAATCAATCTTCCTGGCAACTTTTTTATCGTTGCTTTCCACTTCACTTTTTGCGCAAATCGGCGGGATCGAAGATTCTGTGGCTGATATTTCCGATACTATAAGGAATATATTTCCAATTATACTTGGAATCATCTTTTTGGTCGGCTTTCTTTTTAATGCCGGCCACTTCTTTGGGGAAAACTCCGATCTCAAAAAGGGAATTACCCGCGTCCTGGTCTTTGTACTTATAGCAGGAGCCGTGGTAGGCATCTTCACTTATTTGATCAGCATTGTAGTTTAATTCTTAAAAGGTAAAATCATGAAGAAGTATGAACCTTATAGGAACATTCGGAAGGGTGCCGTCATCTTTGGGCTTTCCCTTCCCCTATTTGCACTAATGATGCTTTCAATTATCGCTTCCCTGTTGGTCATCATTTTTTCCTTCAGCCTGGGTATGATTATCAGCGCTATGCTCTTTAATGCATTCTTGTATATCGGGTTAAACCGTACCAGCAGGCTCCTAGAATTTATGCAGATGACAGGGGCATTTCCGAAAATGATTAGTAACAAAAAAGATTCTGGTATCGATTATGAAAAAAATTAAGCTTTCCTCCCACTGGCCAATTGCCGATATCCGAGACAATATCGTTTTTTCCGGTAATGGTAACGTTGTGATATGTTATCAGCTGGACCTCCCTGAAATCTATTCCCTCTCAGAGAAAGATTTTGAAGACCTGCACGCCACCTGGTTCCAGGCGCTTAAATCCCTACCGGTGGGTACAGTAGTGCACAAGCAGGATATTTATGAGAAAAAAGCATTCACTGCAACTGCACTTCCAAACAAAACCTTTTTGGAAAAGGCCACCCGGGATCATTTTAAAGATAGAGAGTTTATGGAACACCGCTCCTTATTATTCTTCACCCTGACCAGGAACAAAGCGTTAAACAACTCCAAATACGTAAACCCTTTTCGAAAAGTCTCCAGAGGCATCATCAGGGAACTTGATGCGAACCTGCAAAGTTTTATCAGCTCGGTAAGTGATTGTGTTTCCTTTATAGCAAACAGCCGAAAGATTTACATACAAGCATTAAAACCAGAAGAAATCACCAATCTCACTACCGAATATTTTAATGGTTTCAATGAGGGTTTCGATACCGATATCCTACTCGAAAAACAACATATTCAAACTGGGGATAATTATTTTGATGCCTTAGCTATCAATAGCGAGCTGTGCTTTGGCGAAAGGGTACAGTCGAGCAAGACCAATGAGAAATTCACATCCGATGATTTTGTATTTCACCAGGGGTTTATTGATGGGCTGGGGCTTCATTTAAAGGAAAACCATATAGTCAACCAGATCCTCTACCTAGATGATAAACACAAGTGGCGCAAGCTACTGGATAAAAAAGTAGAAGAACTTAGCAAAAGTTCCAACTTTGGATCACAAAACAAAGTCGTTCTAGGAAAGATTCAGGAAATCCTGGAAAAAATTAATAGCGATGATAACGCACGGATTATCCGGGGCCATCTTAATGTCATCTTTTGGGATCGGAATCCTCGTAATTTGGAAGGCATTGCCTCTAAAATTAAGGCGGAGTTTAAGGAACTGGATATTACCCCTTACGCTCCGCGGGGCGAAGAACGAAAGAATTACCTGCTGAACAGCTACTGCTGCTTCTCTTCCAATTTTTCCGATGAAGATCTTTATGTGACCGATTTAAAACATGCCTTGTGCCTATTTATCAATAACACCAATTACAAATCGGACCCTACCGGTATCATTTTTAATGACCGCGAGCATAACATTCCTGTGCTAAAAGATGTTTGGGATGAGGGAAAGAAACGCATTAAGGCGCGGAACTTTGCCATCTTCGCCCCTACCGGGGAAGGGAAATCCTTTTTGGCCAATAACATCCTGCGCCAGTATTTTGAAAACGGAGTACGGCTGGTGATTATCGATCTTGGAGGTTCTTATACCAAGTTCGCTAAACTCTATCCTGATAAGTACACTGTATTGCGCTACGAGAGCGGAAAGAGTTTAGGGATCAATCCTTTCTACATATCCAATCCCAATGATGTAAACCCGGAGCGGTTGGAGGATCTTTTAGTGTTCCTATTAGAACTCATTGCTGCAGATGATAAAGTTACCAAAGCACAATCCGTAGCCATTAAAAAGATCCTCCGTTACTATTACAAAAACACCACGGAAAACCATTCCCTAGATAGTTTTTACCGTTTTATCGAGCAGCGAAAAGATGAGCTGCTGGAATCCCTTAAAATCCATCCCGACTACTTCAATGTTATTAACTTTTTGCATGTGCTCTCGGAGTATGTCGGCGATGGTCTATACAGCTTCTTATTTGAAGTTAGCGAAGATCAAACTTACAAGATCGAAGATAAGCGGCTGATTGTTTTTGAACTCGATGAAGTTAAGGACAATAAAGAGATCCTCTCGGTGATGCTCAAACTAATCAAGTCGGCGATCCAGCGTACGATCTGGAAAAACAGGGCAGAAAAGGGAATCATCCTTTTTGATGAATTCGCCAAGCAACTCAAGTTTGACAATGTCCTTGAAAGCGTTGAATTCTACTACCAGGCCATCCGTAAACAGAACGGTGCCATTGGAATTATTTTACAATCCATAAATCAGCTTCCTAATAATGCGACTTCCTCAAGCATCCTGGAAAACACCCAGGTGATCTACAGCCTGAATAATGAAAAAGGTTATGAAGAACTGGCCAGGCGCTTGAGCCTGTCCAGCCACGATCTCAACCAGTTGAAATCGATCAGGAATAATTTGACCGGCAAGTGCAAGTACACCGAGATCTTCATTAAGATAGGCAAGGAAAGCAACATTTTCCGCCTGGAAGTACCACCCGAAGTCTATGCCGCCTATCTCACCGACGGCACCGAAAACGAGGTCATAATGGCCATTTATAATGAGACCAAAAATATGGAAAAGGCTATAGAGGAATTCATCAGGAAGGCCTAAATGCTCATTAACAATTAAAACAATTCGATATGAAAAATAAACACAAAACCTGGATACTCACACTTGCCCTAGCTTTATTTTCATCTGGCCACATTGTGGCCCAGGGGATGCCGGTGTATGATAACACGAACTTTGTCAGCCTGGTTAAATCTCTTGTGGAATCAGCCAAGCAAACCGCTAATCTTGTCAAGACCGTCAACTTTTTAAAGGCACAGAAAGAGAATATAGAGAAGGTCAATAGCGTGGTACAGGATTTAAAAGCCGTTCGTGAGATCGGTCGTAACAATCAGCGGCTTATTGCGGTGATGCAGGATGATCTTCGGGATATTTTGAATTCCCCTTATATCAAACCCGACGAAATAAGCAGGGTGACCGAATCCTTCAGTGCCGTGGTAGATAACTCCCTGGAGACCGCAAGCTTTATCGATGAGATTTTATCAAGTGATCATTTAAAAATGAGTGATGCCGAGCGGGCGGATGTTCTAAAGCGAAAAGAACTCGAGTCTAAAGAAATGGTGACCGATGTGCGGCTAAAAACCAAGCGTTACCGCGAGATCATTTCTTTTCGGGAAATGCAGGACAGGATCAATAATCGGGAAACAGGCTTTTGATGATGGAAGGGGTAATCATATTGGCTGTAGGTGTCGAATATATCGATGGTGTTTTCCAAACCATCCAGGAGAGCGAGTTTTCCCGCTATACTATTGTTAGCATGAAAACTTTGGCTGTACTTTTCTTTTTGGTAAACATCCTTAAAAAGTATAATGAAGGGATAGCCGATAGGCAGGGCTATACCTGGGGGCTTTCCCCCGGTGATTTGGCAAAAAACTTTGCGGTGGTTTTACTAGTTATTTTTTCAACGCAAATCCTGGGTTTTTTTGACAATATTCTTGTAGCTATTGAAAATCAATACCGCGATACAGCTCCTGCCCTATTGCCACTTCAGATGCAGGAGATCCCCATCGAAGAAGATGTCTCCCCTATGGGGGCGATGCGTAAAGCTATGGCTTTACTTTATGAGGCTCTAGTTACGCCGCTATATGGGTTTAAAACCTTTGCTTTTCTTATCAGCCTGTTTTTATGGATTTTGGATTTATTCATTTATCCCTTATTCCTTGCGGAGCGCTACTTCCTGCTTGGGATTATGCAGGCCTTTTTTCCGCTGGTACTTAGCCTGGCGGTATTTGAAAAGTTTCGCTCGATGGCCTATGGTTTTTTCCGGTTGTATGCAGCGGTATATATGCTGGTGCCTGCATTCTTCCTGGTTAATGTATTTATCAATGCTCTTTATACGGAAATCAACACCAATTTTTGGGAAAACCTATTCGGTACGGATTACGGGAGCGGTTTTTTTGCCCCTGTGGTAGAACTGGGTTCGATAGTATTTATCGTTTTTTTAAAATTCAAGCTCTACCGGCGTGCCATTTCATTTACCCTGAGACTGTTCACCACTTAATCAATAGCAACCGATATAACCACTTTAAATCATTGAAAAAAATATTCTAAAAATGAAAACACCTTATAAAAATATCTATTCGGTATTAAAGGTAAACCGCTTTATCGTGCTGGCCGTAGTGCTTTGCTCGATGTTTTGCAGTGTGTTTGCAATTTGGATGGCCATCTCCACCAGGAATAAGGCCTTGAACAGTGCCTTCGCCATCAATACCGACGGCAGTATTATTCCTTTAAAACTGGTTACCCAAAAAGAAAACTTCCGGGTAGAGGCCCTGGCCCATTTGGAGCTGTTTCACACCTACTTCTATAATATTGATGCCAGCAGCTATGAGAAAAACCTGGAAAAAGCATTATGGCTTGGCAATAGTTCGGTAGATAACCTATACAGGCAGAAAAAGGCCGAAGGGGTTTACAACCGCTTATTGCAGTACTCACTGGTTCAAAAGGTATTAACGATCGATTCGCAGCTCGAAGAAAAGGAGGAATCGTTTCATTTTAAAACCACTGTTATTTTTGAAATCAACCGCGGCAATATAGTAGACACCTATGAATTAGTAAGCTCAGGAAAACTGCTCATCGTAGATCGACACTTTCCCCATAACCCTCACGGACTTCTCATAACGGATTATTTCGAAAACAGTTTAAGAAAAGTACCCTCACAAAATTAAAATTAGAACGGATGAAAATTGAAAAGAACAAAATTGTATTCATTAGCGTCCTGGTGGTCATTGTGATTTTTCTTGTCACCTATACCTTAATGATCACTGGGGAGGAGGAAGAGCAACAGGAAAACCTCAGGCAAACGGAAATCCCAGCCCTTGAAGAAGAAAGCCAGCAAACCTATGATTCCAAACTGGAGGCTATTGATAACCTCAAAGAAGTTCGGGATAGGAATGCGCCAAGTATTTATGATGAAACGTTTTTGGATTCTTTAGGTTATTACGACACCGAGCTTTTGGAAAAAGAAAAAGAGCGCAAGATCGATAGTATTTATGAGCTGGGAAAAGCCCGGCAGGCGCAAATTGTAAACCTTACACAAACTCGGCCAACCAGACCACCGGAGAATAACGGCTCATACTCAATTAAAACAATAGCGAAGGCTGATACTGCAGAGATTCAGGAAGCGCAAAAAATAGCGGCCAAAGAAATGGAATTGGAACATCAATTATTCT from Zunongwangia profunda SM-A87 harbors:
- a CDS encoding N-acetylmuramoyl-L-alanine amidase family protein encodes the protein MDIYLIRYSDTLISLSDCTKLAKALNADLFISLHCNHSHNPTARGI
- a CDS encoding TraG family conjugative transposon ATPase, yielding MKKIKLSSHWPIADIRDNIVFSGNGNVVICYQLDLPEIYSLSEKDFEDLHATWFQALKSLPVGTVVHKQDIYEKKAFTATALPNKTFLEKATRDHFKDREFMEHRSLLFFTLTRNKALNNSKYVNPFRKVSRGIIRELDANLQSFISSVSDCVSFIANSRKIYIQALKPEEITNLTTEYFNGFNEGFDTDILLEKQHIQTGDNYFDALAINSELCFGERVQSSKTNEKFTSDDFVFHQGFIDGLGLHLKENHIVNQILYLDDKHKWRKLLDKKVEELSKSSNFGSQNKVVLGKIQEILEKINSDDNARIIRGHLNVIFWDRNPRNLEGIASKIKAEFKELDITPYAPRGEERKNYLLNSYCCFSSNFSDEDLYVTDLKHALCLFINNTNYKSDPTGIIFNDREHNIPVLKDVWDEGKKRIKARNFAIFAPTGEGKSFLANNILRQYFENGVRLVIIDLGGSYTKFAKLYPDKYTVLRYESGKSLGINPFYISNPNDVNPERLEDLLVFLLELIAADDKVTKAQSVAIKKILRYYYKNTTENHSLDSFYRFIEQRKDELLESLKIHPDYFNVINFLHVLSEYVGDGLYSFLFEVSEDQTYKIEDKRLIVFELDEVKDNKEILSVMLKLIKSAIQRTIWKNRAEKGIILFDEFAKQLKFDNVLESVEFYYQAIRKQNGAIGIILQSINQLPNNATSSSILENTQVIYSLNNEKGYEELARRLSLSSHDLNQLKSIRNNLTGKCKYTEIFIKIGKESNIFRLEVPPEVYAAYLTDGTENEVIMAIYNETKNMEKAIEEFIRKA
- a CDS encoding conjugal transfer protein gives rise to the protein MKNKHKTWILTLALALFSSGHIVAQGMPVYDNTNFVSLVKSLVESAKQTANLVKTVNFLKAQKENIEKVNSVVQDLKAVREIGRNNQRLIAVMQDDLRDILNSPYIKPDEISRVTESFSAVVDNSLETASFIDEILSSDHLKMSDAERADVLKRKELESKEMVTDVRLKTKRYREIISFREMQDRINNRETGF
- a CDS encoding conjugal transfer protein TraK codes for the protein MKTPYKNIYSVLKVNRFIVLAVVLCSMFCSVFAIWMAISTRNKALNSAFAINTDGSIIPLKLVTQKENFRVEALAHLELFHTYFYNIDASSYEKNLEKALWLGNSSVDNLYRQKKAEGVYNRLLQYSLVQKVLTIDSQLEEKEESFHFKTTVIFEINRGNIVDTYELVSSGKLLIVDRHFPHNPHGLLITDYFENSLRKVPSQN
- the traM gene encoding conjugative transposon protein TraM, which codes for MKIEKNKIVFISVLVVIVIFLVTYTLMITGEEEEQQENLRQTEIPALEEESQQTYDSKLEAIDNLKEVRDRNAPSIYDETFLDSLGYYDTELLEKEKERKIDSIYELGKARQAQIVNLTQTRPTRPPENNGSYSIKTIAKADTAEIQEAQKIAAKEMELEHQLFFASASMKPEVSSKEATDKEIKVVVDGTQVVKANSRLRMRLSQPARIGDKLIPKSTPVFGFVSFQPNRVLIEIENINKHQTSLKAFDLEDGSEGIYIENNFRAEVTTEVLDDVIGDINIPSVPQVTGISKVFRRNNRNVKVTILNNYRLILKASRPESNWGLANQ